A window of the Chanodichthys erythropterus isolate Z2021 chromosome 21, ASM2448905v1, whole genome shotgun sequence genome harbors these coding sequences:
- the sp7 gene encoding transcription factor Sp7 codes for MAASILEEETRYGSSPLAMLTATCNKFGSTSPVRDSATPGKAGSTAPVKKAYSMTSELQSPKNGRGNEGVADTYSGSFSSAGGLLTPTGSPPPAPTGAYGSDYNPFSTFQTSSASQDPSLLGSKATADCLASVNTYLDMTHPYGSWYKSIHSGITAAPANATSSWWDVHTNSNWLSAGQPQPDGLQAPLQPVAPQASLNPQMPSYTPDFTPLNPAPYPSVGLSSSSHLLQSSQHMIPQDMYKPKPVTTSGILDNSMGLKPTRGSGGYTGGSSTGRSSCDCPNCQELERLGASAASLRKKPVHSCHIPGCGKVYGKASHLKAHLRWHTGERPFVCNWLFCGKRFTRSDELERHVRTHTREKKFTCLLCNKRFTRSDHLSKHQKTHTEASMQGKGPEEEAEPRGAEEPTDSGKVAPVGSAGGMQDPTVGGEEKSSTGNGVDNSSGLLEI; via the exons ATGGCCGCGTCGATTCTGGAG GAGGAAACACGTTATGGATCCAGTCCCTTGGCTATGCTAACCGCCACCTGCAACAAATTTGGGAGCACCAGTCCAGTCCGAGACTCCGCCACACCTGGTAAAGCGGGAAGCACAGCACCGGTTAAGAAAGCCTACAGTATGACCTCTGAACTCCAGAGCCCTAAGAATGGACGAGGCAACGAGGGCGTCGCGGACACTTACAGCGGCTCCTTCAGCTCCGCCGGTGGCTTGCTCACCCCAACGGGCAGCCCTCCACCTGCTCCCACGGGAGCGTACGGCTCCGACTACAACCCGTTCTCCACCTTCCAGACCTCGAGTGCCTCTCAGGACCCTTCGCTCTTGGGGAGCAAAGCCACTGCGGACTGCCTGGCCAGCGTCAATACCTACTTGGACATGACGCACCCCTATGGCTCATGGTACAAGAGCATCCATTCCGGAATCACAGCCGCACCTGCGAACGCCACTTCTTCTTGGTGGGACGTCCACACCAACTCGAACTGGCTTAGCGCTGGGCAACCTCAACCCGACGGCCTCCAAGCGCCCTTGCAGCCGGTAGCTCCGCAAGCGTCCCTCAATCCCCAGATGCCGAGCTACACTCCCGATTTCACGCCTCTCAACCCAGCGCCATACCCGTCCGTAGGCTTGAGTTCGTCCTCACACTTGCTCCAGTCCTCACAGCACATGATCCCGCAGGACATGTACAAGCCCAAGCCTGTAACCACTTCTGGAATCCTGGACAATTCCATGGGGCTCAAACCAACCCGAGGCTCGGGCGGATACACGGGCGGCTCCTCCACCGGAAGGTCTTCTTGCGATTGCCCGAACTGCCAGGAGCTGGAAAGGCTCGGCGCGTCCGCCGCATCCCTGCGCAAGAAGCCCGTCCACAGCTGCCACATTCCCGGCTGCGGAAAGGTCTACGGCAAGGCCTCGCATCTGAAAGCTCACCTGCGTTGGCACACGGGCGAAAGACCCTTCGTCTGCAACTGGCTGTTCTGCGGGAAACGCTTCACTCGCTCCGACGAACTGGAGCGCCACGTCCGCACCCACACACGAGAGAAGAAGTTCACGTGCCTCCTGTGCAATAAGCGCTTCACTCGTAGCGACCACCTCAGCAAACATCAGAAGACGCACACGGAAGCTAGCATGCAAGGGAAAGGGCCGGAAGAGGAAGCCGAGCCCAGAGGAGCCGAGGAGCCTACAGATTCCGGTAAAGTGGCTCCTGTGGGATCCGCCGGCGGCATGCAGGACCCTACCGTCGGTGGGGAAGAGAAGAGCAGCACGGGGAATGGTGTGGACAACAGCAGCGGGCTTCTGGAGATATAA